In Streptomyces sp. NBC_01439, the following are encoded in one genomic region:
- a CDS encoding glycosyltransferase family 4 protein — MHKTLIVTNDFPPRPGGIQAFLHNMALRLDPDRIVVYASTWKHSAEGREATAAFDAEQPFQVVRDRTTMLLPTPRVTRRAVGLLREHGCESVWFGAAAPLGLMGPALRRAGARRIVATTHGHEAGWAQLPAARQLLRRIGEGTDTLTYLGEYTRSRIASAVTDRAAARMVQLPPGVDEKTFHPGSGGAEVRARLGLTDRPVVVCVSRLVPRKGQDTLIEAMPQILAAVPDAVLLIVGGGPYEADLRELAVSTGVSDSVVFTGAVPWSELAAHYGAGDVFAMPCRTRRGGLDVEGLGIVYLEASATGLPVIAGDSGGAPDAVLDGETGWVVRGGSPEDAADRIVTLLKDPELRARMGAAGRAWVEDRWRWDLLAERLRELL, encoded by the coding sequence ATGCACAAGACGCTGATCGTGACCAACGACTTCCCGCCGCGACCGGGCGGCATCCAGGCCTTCCTGCACAACATGGCGCTACGGCTGGATCCCGACCGGATCGTCGTCTACGCCTCCACCTGGAAGCACAGCGCGGAGGGCCGCGAGGCCACCGCGGCCTTCGACGCGGAGCAGCCGTTCCAGGTGGTCCGCGACCGTACGACGATGCTGCTGCCGACCCCGCGAGTGACGCGGCGGGCGGTGGGCCTGCTGCGCGAACACGGATGCGAGTCCGTGTGGTTCGGGGCGGCGGCCCCGCTCGGGCTGATGGGCCCGGCGCTGCGGCGGGCGGGTGCGCGGCGGATCGTGGCGACGACCCACGGGCACGAGGCGGGCTGGGCCCAGCTGCCGGCCGCGCGGCAGTTGCTGCGCCGGATCGGCGAGGGCACCGACACGCTGACCTACCTGGGGGAGTACACGCGCTCGCGGATCGCCTCGGCGGTGACGGACCGGGCGGCGGCCCGGATGGTGCAACTCCCGCCGGGGGTGGACGAGAAGACCTTCCACCCCGGATCGGGCGGGGCGGAGGTCCGGGCCCGGCTCGGGCTGACGGACCGGCCGGTGGTCGTGTGCGTCTCCCGGCTGGTGCCGCGCAAGGGGCAGGACACGCTGATCGAGGCGATGCCGCAGATCCTGGCGGCGGTGCCGGACGCGGTGCTGCTGATCGTGGGCGGCGGGCCCTACGAGGCGGACCTGCGGGAGCTGGCCGTCTCCACCGGGGTCTCGGACTCCGTCGTCTTCACCGGTGCCGTCCCGTGGTCGGAACTCGCGGCCCACTACGGCGCGGGCGACGTCTTCGCCATGCCGTGCCGGACCCGCCGGGGCGGGCTGGACGTGGAGGGGCTCGGCATCGTCTACCTGGAGGCCTCGGCGACGGGCCTGCCGGTGATCGCGGGCGACTCCGGCGGGGCGCCGGACGCCGTGCTGGACGGCGAAACGGGCTGGGTCGTACGGGGCGGATCCCCCGAGGACGCGGCGGACCGGATCGTCACCCTGCTGAAGGATCCCGAACTGCGCGCGCGGATGGGCGCGGCCGGCCGTGCGTGGGTCGAGGACCGCTGGCGCTGGGACCTCCTGGCGGAACGGCTGCGCGAGCTGCTCTGA